In the genome of Plasmodium yoelii strain 17X genome assembly, chromosome: 14, one region contains:
- a CDS encoding homocysteine S-methyltransferase, putative: MSKRLYTLDGGKISEFERLGLPHFDFLSCKYNDEDKKKAIKNLKNIHLSYLLSGSNIITTNTYQVNLHSLKENNISIEKGEEIINRYIDIAYESCEKYKQIKKRNTCLYYDIETYKSPYEYVEQFQNIRQNLNVCNSNDKINVQEYFSYLDLQNDIFGNKIKMKKSSENFIAFSNGSYNSSFRNFTEYSGVFQKGNISKDVEKKENGKNKINKLYNNKLNKEFDIKLNLIHLKKKFKDGRSSIEMVPKCKKIYENNDLKYDFFPTQKLFNYGIEYYIDVTDEEILANCKFKLESFCRNKNKLNFFSLLTCTNIREVFTFYNTIKYYATSFNNNIIINFFCNNSKNIGTSCYSFFDIVSLLLYLDSYNKYIYAIGLNCVNINYAYNLFLPFKKYTSTYNNINVELYKSENHQVNSFIKNILNDIKKNRYIYDVNFFCSPNKTLEKVSFSDNTVNFQTHSRNKQIHVYNNIEKWINVGINGFGGCCYYTPYDISLINYKLSKMATSPVI, from the coding sequence ATGAGCAAACGGCTATATACCCTCGATGGGGGAAAAATAAGCGAATTTGAAAGATTGGGGTTACCccattttgattttttatcatgcaaatataatgatgaagataaaaaaaaagcaataaaaaatttgaaaaacaTACATTTAAGCTATTTATTAAGTGGGtcaaatataataactaCAAATACATATCAAGTTAATTTACATAGTttgaaagaaaataatataagtaTAGAAAAAGGAgaagaaattataaatagATATATAGATATAGCATATGAAAGttgtgaaaaatataaacaaataaaaaaaaggaatacatgtttatattatgatatagaaACATATAAATCTCCATATGAATATGTTGAACAGTTTCAAAATATTAGACAAAATTTAAATGTTTGTAATTctaatgataaaattaatgtacAAGAATATTTTAGCTATTTGGATTTAcaaaatgatatatttggaaataaaattaaaatgaaaaaatcgTCAGAAAATTTTATTGCATTTTCAAACGGTTCATATAATTCATCATTTCGTAATTTTACTGAATATTCTGGGGTTTTTCAAAAAGGTAATATATCAAAAGATgtggaaaaaaaagaaaatggaaaaaacaaaattaataaattgtataacaataaattaaataaagaatttgatatcaaattaaatttaattcatttaaaaaaaaagtttaaaGATGGTAGAAGTTCTATTGAAATGGTTCCTAAATGTAAGAagatatatgaaaataacgatttaaaatatgatttttttccaacacaaaaattatttaattatggAATCGAATATTATATAGATGTAACAGATGAAGAAATATTAGCTAATTGTAAATTTAAATTAGAATCATTTTgcagaaataaaaataaattaaattttttttcattattaacaTGTACAAATATAAGAGAAGTTTTCACTTTTTATAATaccataaaatattatgcaacaagttttaataataacataattataaattttttttgtaataattcCAAAAATATTGGAACCTCATGTTAttctttttttgatatagtatctttattattatatttagattcatataataaatatatttatgctaTTGGGTTAAATTGtgttaatattaattatgcttataatttgtttttaccatttaaaaaatatacatctacctacaataatataaatgttgaattatataaaagtGAAAATCATCAAGttaattcatttattaaaaatatattaaatgatatcaaaaaaaatagatatatttatgatgTTAATTTCTTTTGTTCCCCAAATAAAACCCTAGAAAAAGTTTCATTTAGTGATAATACTGTAAATTTCCAAACACATTCTAGAAACAAACAAATTCatgtttataataatattgaaaaatggATCAACGTAGGAATAAATGGTTTTGGTGGATGTTGTTATTATACTCCTTATGACATTTCattgataaattataaattgtCCAAAATGGCCACTTCACCTGTTATTTGA
- a CDS encoding sentrin-specific protease 1, putative, protein MMHNKSYRHHKSNKHVSKNSNTESGKRIENYNSEKKSREKSENNAKSDSIKNGRIKNEESKNETNSGLLWSCVKNLYSSFSSAVKNKIFINDIIEENNRKHNKNIVSDKFRLIDKKSKKYKEKGLNRNKYSISVISNDRCSSIDAHHKNKSFISNKIKENYKQKYEKHEKHEKHEKHEKYEKHEKYEKHEKYDKHDKHDKHDRHDKYKRDEENVSQKKKKKKKDFTYEFSENDIKNLFMSSNDILEYPYYQSIQNDLTKNDENNNLPFRNIINDLVHKDLDVAHKELDAVHKELDAVHKELDVTHKELDVVAKYSDSKSTITNNNIFKENNLSSYVTKNASENSQLHNFDLKNKNILNELIKNKQNEIKIKEERQDDISINNKFENKNINNLYNCTINLKTNYSHLSFETLHNYEHNVKISEIENETNISFNKNNEIENETNISFNKNNEIENETNISFNKNNEIENETNISFNKISYSQKTNLISSIQHSDINVMHQLLEDHGITNVGEKDAKYKEFDKKSGEKIGEKIDKKIGERIGEKIGEKIGENEQAKATMFSERENEKKNKEMHNVGDQKSNAANNNNNNQPSFLDSLFYSKQNEDEDVIILSDIKPNNSLSDEKISYQKEIHAKRVIGNDNNDGDNDDNNCGNNGDNDDNNCGNNGDNDYAWSEIPLPNKINKPNNKLREQNVNDYIKNNEYMKKIRNQYKSLIRVIDTYIDDNINGEGLNNSFINKNEKNSLNDIEENIIDSSIDRCNNESIKIIEDIKLGNEDKYVLLKYDEDSLIEALEKLRIDKQKEIEKKNKKEKIDKNIFFKFKQKNYYDEAICILNKKSDNNILIEKFNVPLMYSQIKCLIDTCWLNDEIINFYLSMLQEYNETSIKNGLTNFPKMFTFSTFFFQSLNFNGSYNYNKVSRWTKRKKINILEYDLILIPLHVGGNHWTLGAISIKNKHIKLYDSLNMPNKKFFEYMRRYIVDEVKDKQQITIDISPWTYDSNGLPESGIPCQENGYDCGVFTCMFAKCLTFNRDFDFDQKDIKEIRLKMVYEISQGHLVF, encoded by the exons ATGATGCACAATAAATCTTATAGACATCATAAATCTAATAAACATGTAAGCAAAAATTCGAATACCGAGAGTGGAAAAAGaatagaaaattataattctgAAAAGAAGTCAAGagaaaaaagtgaaaataatGCTAAAAGTGATAGCATTAAAAATGGCAGAATTAAAAATGAGGAAAGTAAGAACGAAACAAATAGCGGCCTTTTATGGAGTTGTgtgaaaaatttatattcatctttttcatctgctgtaaaaaataaaatatttattaatgacataatagaagaaaataatagaaagcataataaaaatatagtttcAGATAAATTTCGATTAATtgataaaaaatcaaaaaaatataaagaaaaaggTTTAAAtcgaaataaatattcaataAGTGTAATCAGTAACGATAGATGTTCTTCTATAGATGCTCAtcacaaaaataaatcatttatttcaaataaaattaaagaaaattataaacaaaaatatgaaaaacatgaaaaacatgaaaaacatgaaaaacatgaaaaatatgaaaaacatgaaaaatatgaaaaacatgaaaaatatgaCAAACATGACAAACACGATAAACATGACAGacatgataaatataaacgtgatgaagaaaatgtttctcaaaaaaaaaaaaaaaaaaaaaaagattttACATATGAATTTTCagaaaatgatattaaaaatttatttatgtcAAGTAACGATATATTAGAATATCCTTATTATCAATCTATTCAAAATGATTTgacaaaaaatgatgaaaataataatttaccatttcgaaatattataaatgatCTAGTTCATAAGGACTTAGATGTGGCTCATAAAGAGTTAGATGCGGTTCACAAAGAGTTAGATGCGGTTCATAAAGAGTTAGATGTGACTCATAAAGAGTTAGATGTAGTTGCAAAATACTCTGATTCTAAATCTACAATTaccaataataatatttttaaagaaaataatttaagttCCTATGTGACTAAAAATGCATCTGAAAATTCTCAATTACataattttgatttaaaaaataaaaatattttaaatgaattaataaaaaacaaacaaaatgaaattaaGATAAAAGAAGAAAGACAAGATGATATATCTATAAACAATAAAttcgaaaataaaaatattaataatttatataattgtacTATTAACcttaaaacaaattattcTCACCTATCATTCGAAACATTGCATAATTATGAACACAATGTAAAAATTAGCgaaatagaaaatgaaacaaatatatcttttaataaaaataacgaaatagaaaatgaaacaaatatttcttttaataaaaataacgaaatagaaaatgaaacaaatatttcttttaataaaaataacgaaatagaaaatgaaacaaatatttcttttaataaaattagttATTCTCAAAAAACAAATCTTATTTCAAGTATACAACACTCCGATATAAATGTCATGCATCAACTTTTGGAAGATCACGGAATTACCAATGTTGGGGAAAAGGATGCcaaatataaagaatttgACAAAAAAAGCGGGGAAAAAATTGGGGAAAAAATTGACAAAAAAATTGGGGAAAGAATTGGGGAAAAAATTGGGGAAAAAATTGGGGAAAATGAGCAAGCGAAGGCTACCATGTTTAGTGAAAGagaaaacgaaaaaaaaaataaagagatGCACAATGTGGGTGACCAAAAAAGCAATGCTgccaataataataataataaccaGCCAAGCTTTTTAGACTCACTTTTTTATTCTAAACAAAACGAAGATGAAGATGTAATAATACTATCTGATATAAAACCAAACAATTCTTTGAGTGATGAAAAAATAAGTTATCAAAAAGAGATACATGCCAAGAGGGTAATCggtaatgataataatgatggtgataatgatgataataattgtGGTAATAATGGTGacaatgatgataataattgtGGTAATAATGGTGACAATGATTATGCGTGGAGTGAAATTCCTTTGCccaacaaaataaataaaccaAATAACAAACTCAGAGAACAGAATGttaatgattatataaaaaataacgaatatatgaaaaaaatacgaaaccaatataaatcattaataaGAGTAATAGATACATATATAGACGATAATATAAATGGGGAAGgtttaaataattcatttattaataaaaatgaaaaaaattcacTAAATGAtattgaagaaaatataatagatagtTCTATTGATAGATGTAATAATGAatctataaaaattattgaaGATATTAAATTAGGAAATGAAGATAAATATgtgttattaaaatatgatgaagATTCACTTATTGAAGCGTTGGAAAAATTACGTATTGATAAACAAaaagaaattgaaaaaaaaaataaaaaagaaaaaatagataaaaatattttttttaaatttaaacaaaaaaattattatgatgaagctatatgtatattaaataaaaaaagtgataataatatattaatcgAGAAATTTAATGTACCTCTTATGTATTCtcaaataaaatgtctaatTGATACATGTTGGTTAAATGatgaaattattaatttttatcttaGTATGTTACAAGAATATAATGAAACAAGTATAAAAAATGGGTTAACAAATTTTCCAAAAATGTTTACATTtagtacatttttttttcaatcattaaattttaatggttcatataattataataaggTATCTAGATGGaccaaaagaaaaaaaattaatatattggAATATGATTTAATACTTATACCTTTACATGTTGGTGGAAACCATTGGACGTTAGGTGCTATTAGTATAAAGAATAAAcacataaaattatatgactCTTTGAATATGcctaataaaaaattttttgaatatatgaGACGCTATATTGTTGATGAAGTTAAAGATAAACAACAAATAACTATAGACATATCTCCATGGACATATGATTCTAACGGATTACCAGAG aGTGGAATACCATGCCAGGAAAATGGATATGATTGTGGAGTATTTACCTGCATGTTTGCAAAATGTTTAACTTTCAATAGAGATTTTGATTTTGACCAAAAGGATATAAAAGAAATCCGACTCAAAATG GTTTATGAGATATCTCAGGGTCACCTTGTGTTTTAG